Proteins co-encoded in one Pocillopora verrucosa isolate sample1 chromosome 1, ASM3666991v2, whole genome shotgun sequence genomic window:
- the LOC131772531 gene encoding AN1-type zinc finger protein 6-like has translation MERGSDDTQQPSLCRMGCGFYGCSSTDGMCSKCFKDALRRKQSSPTTSAAAVVSNSSAGLPEEPCTSHLPPTEDSASREVSPSSSTSSVGEENDSLRQPEAQAEASTSDNKDKAKTKRNRCFMCRKKVGLTGFECRCGNVYCGLHRYSDKHDCSFDYKADGRAKISKDNPVVVGSKIQKI, from the exons ATGGAAAGAGGTTCAGATGATACACAACAACCTTCTTTGTGCCGCATGGGCTGCGGATTTTATGGCTGTTCCTCAACTGATGGTATgtgttcaaaatgttttaaagatgCTTTAAGGCGAAAGCAATCTTCACCAACAACCAGTGCAGCAGCTGTTGTATCAAATTCCTCAGCAG GATTGCCTGAGGAGCCTTGTACCTCTCACCTTCCCCCAACTGAAGATAGTGCATCAAGGGAAGTGAGTCCTTCATCTTCCACTAGTAGTGTTGGAGAAGAAAATGATAGTTTAAGACAACCAGAAGCTCAAGCTGAGGCATCTACGTCTGATAACAAGGACAAAGCTAAAACCAAAAGAAATAGATGTTTTATGTGTCGTAAAAAAGTAGGATTAACCG GATTTGAATGCAGATGTGGGAATGTCTATTGTGGCCTTCACAGATATTCTGATAAACATGACTGCAGCTTTGATTACAAAGCCGATGGCAGGGCCAAGATATCAAAAGACAATCCTGTTGTTGTTGGCTCAAAGATTCAGAAAATTTAA